One Glycine max cultivar Williams 82 chromosome 3, Glycine_max_v4.0, whole genome shotgun sequence DNA window includes the following coding sequences:
- the LOC113001224 gene encoding two-component response regulator 24, producing MTLSFAKSTRSCSSAYLTEAKTVKDGKEAVDLCRSGENFDIIFMDKEMPIMDGHEATKHLSAMGVKSIIVGITTRADGKDKEEFLASGSNHCFEKPLDQAKVEQVLQEHENFGI from the exons ATGACGCTATCATTCGCAAAATCCACAAGATCATGCTCGAGCGCTTATTTAACAGAGGCAAAAACGGTTAAAGATGGCAAGGAAGCAGTGGATCTGTGTCGTTCTGGGGAAAATTTTGACATAATTTTCATGGACAAAGAAATGCCTATCATGGATGGTCACGAG GCGACAAAACATCTAAGTGCTATGGGTGTGAAGAGCATCATTGTGGGAATCACTACCCGTGCTGATGGAAAAGATAAAGAGGAATTTCTAGCTTCTGGATCGAACCACTGCTTTGAGAAGCCTCTTGACCAAGCAAAGGTTGAACAAGTCTTGCAAGAGCATGAGAATTTTGgcatttga
- the LOC100814483 gene encoding protein PIR codes for MAVPVEEAIAALSTFSLEDEQPEVQGPGVWVSTERGATESPIEYSDVSAYRLSLSEDTKALNQLNALTQEGKEMASVLYTYRSCVKALPQLPDSMKQSQADLYLETYQVLDLEMSRLREIQRWQASASSKLAADMQRFSRPERRINGPTISHLWSMLKLLDVLVQLDHLKNAKASIPNDFSWYKRTFTQVSGQWQDTDSMREELDDLQIFLSTRWAILLNLHVEMFRVNNVEDILQVLIVFVVESLELDFALLFPERHILLRVLPVLVVLVTSSEKDSESLYKRVKINRLINIFKNEAVIPAFPDLHLSPAAILKELSTYFPKFSSQTRLLTLPAPHELPPREAQEYQRHYLIINHIGAIRAEHDDFVIRFASAMNQLLLLKSTDGSDVEWSKEVKGNMYDMIVEGFQLLSRWTARIWEQCAWKFSRPCKDASPSFSDYEKVVRYNYSAEERKALVELVSYIKSVGSMMQRCDTLVADALWETIHSEVQDFVQNTLATMLRTTFRKKKDLSRILSDMRTLSADWMANTNKSESELQSSQHGGEESKANIFYPRAVAPTAAQVHCLQFLIYEVVSGGNLRRPGGLFGNSGSEIPVNDLKQLETFFYKLGFFLHILDYSATVATLTDLGFLWFREFYLESSRVIQFPIECSLPWMLVDCVLESPNSGLLESVLMPFDIYNDSAQQALVLLKQRFLYDEIEAEVDHCFDIFVTKLCETIFTYYKSWAASELLDPSFLFASDNAEKYAVQPIRLNMLLKITRVKLLGRMINLRSLITEWMNKVFRENIEFLFGRFECQDLCAIVELEKLLDVLKHSHELLSRDLSVDSFSLMLNEMQENISLVSFSSRLASQIWSEMQSDFLPNFILCNTTQRFIRSSRTVPVQKPSVPSVKPSFYCGTQDLNSAHQSFARLHSGFFGIPHMFSVVRLLGSRSLPWLIRALLDHISNKITLLEPMITGLQDSLPKSIGLLPFDGGVTGCVRLVKEHLNWETKSELKAEVLHGIKEIGSVLYWMGLLDIVLREKDSMDFMQTAPWLGLLPGADGQIATSQDGGDSPVVSLFKSTAAAMVSYPGCPSPTSFHIMSKQAEAADLLYKANLNTGSVLEYALAFTSAALDKYCNKWSAAPKTGFIDITISKDFYRIYSGLQIGYLEESAQVPSNSHERLGDSVAWGGCTIIYLLGQQLHFELFDFSYQILNIAEVEAASVMQTHKNSQFSVKGWEALLEAMKKARRLNNHVFSMLKARCPLEEKTACAIKQSGAPIHRIKFDNTVSAFETLPQKGS; via the exons ATGGCTGTACCCGTCGAGGAAGCCATTGCAGCTCTATCCACATTCTCGCTCGAG GATGAGCAACCAGAGGTGCAGGGACCTGGAGTGTGGGTGTCAACTGAGAGAGGTGCAACAGAAAGTCCAATAG AGTATAGCGATGTTTCTGCTTACAGACTATCTCTATCAGAGGACACAAAAGCTCTCAATCAGCTG AATGCCCTTACCCAAGAGGGAAAGGAGATGGCATCGGTGCTTTACACATATCGCAGTTGTGTCAAAGCCCTTCCTCAG CTACCTGATTCTATGAAGCAAAGTCAAGCTGACTTATATTTGGAAACATATCAAGTTCTGGATTTGGAAATGAGTCGTCTACGTGAAATTCAGCGTTGGCAAGCATCTGCTTCCTCAAAA TTAGCTGCTGACATGCAACGTTTTTCTAGGCCTGAGCGACGCATTAATGGTCCTACAATATCTCATTTGTG GTCTATGTTGAAGTTGCTTGATGTTTTGGTGCAACTTGATCATCTTAAAAATGCTAAGGCTAGCATACCTAATGACTTTTCATGGTATAAAAG GACTTTCACACAAGTCAGTGGTCAGTGGCAAGACACTGATTCAATGAGGGAGGAATTAGATGATTTGCAG ATTTTCTTGAGCACAAGATGGgctattttgttgaatttgcaTGTTGAGATGTTCCGTGTGAACAA TGTAGAAGACATTCTTCAAGTTCTTATAGTCTTTGTTGTAGAGTCTTTAGAATTGGACTTTGCACTTCTCTTTCCAGAGCGCCACATTCTTTTGCGTGTTTTGCCTGTTCTTGTTGTCCTAGTGACATCATCAGAGAAAGACAGCGAGTCTCTGTATAAGAGGGTGAAAATCAACAGACTGATCAATATATTTAAG AATGAAGCAGTCATTCCTGCATTTCCAGATCTGCATTTGTCTCCTGCTGCAATATTGAAGGAATTATCAACATACTTTCCAAAATTTTCTTCCCAAACTCGTCTTCTCACCCTTCCAGCACCTCATGAGCTTCCACCTCGTGAAGCACAAGA ATATCAGAGACATTATCTGATCATCAATCATATTGGAGCCATCCGTGCTGAGCATGATGATTTTGTTATTCGTTTTGCTTCTGCAATGAATCAG CTGTTACTGTTGAAGTCAACTGATGGTTCTGATGTTGAATGGAGCAAAGAAGTCAAGGGGAACATGTATGATATGATTGTTGAAGGTTTTCAGCTATTAAGCAGATGGACTGCACGCATATGGGAACAATGTGCTTGGAAATTTTCTCGACCATGCAAAGATGCATCCCCATCATTCTCTGACTATGAAAAG GTAGTACGATATAATTACAGTGCAGAGGAAAGGAAAGCACTGGTTGAACTTGTGAGCTACATAAAGAGTGTTGGATCTATGATGCAGCGGTGTGATACACTGGTTGCTGATGCTTTATGGGAAACAATACATTCTGAGGTACAAGATTTTGTCCAAAACACATTAGCTACTATGTTGCGGACTACCTTCAGAAAGAAGAAGGACCTCTCTAG GATTCTTTCAGATATGCGGACCCTTTCAGCTGATTGGATGGCTAATACAAACAAGTCAGAATCTGAGTTACAGTCCTCTCAGCATGGAGGTGAAGAAAGCAAagcaaacatattttatccaaGAGCAGTTGCCCCAACTGCTGCTCAG GTGCACTGCTTGCAGTTCTTAATATATGAGGTGGTTTCTGGTGGTAACCTTAGGAGGCCAGGTGGACTCTTCGGCAATAGTGGCTCAGAAATCCCAGTTAATGATTTAAAACAGCTGGAGACATTTTTTTACAAGCTTGGTTTTTTCCTTCATATTTTAGACTACTCAG CGACTGTCGCAACATTGACAGATCTTGGTTTCTTATGGTTTAGAGAATTCTATTTAGAGTCTTCACGAGTCATTCAG TTTCCAATTGAATGCTCTCTTCCCTGGATGTTGGTGGATTGTGTACTTGAGTCACCAAATTCTGGTCTTCTCGAGAGTGTTCTGATGCCATTTGACATCTATAATGATTCAGCTCAGCAAGCCTTGGTGTTGCTGAAGCAACGATTTCTATACGATGAAATTGAGGCTGAG GTGGATCATTGTTTTGATATATTTGTTACAAAATTGTGTGAAACCATTTTCACATATTACAAAAGTTGGGCGGCAAG TGAATTGCTTGATCCTTCCTTCCTCTTTGCTTCAGACAATGCAGAAAAGTATGCTGTGCAACCCATAAGGCTCAATATGCTGCTTAAAATAACTAGAGTGAAG CTGCTTGGAAGGATGATTAATTTGCGAAGTTTGATCACTGAATGGATGAACAAGGTTTTCCGTGAAAATATTGAGTTTCTATTTGGTCGTTTTGAGTGTCAGGATCTGTGTGCCATAGTG GAATTAGAGAAGCTGTTGGATGTCTTAAAACATTCACATGAACTACTGTCTAGAGATCTTTCTGTAGACTCTTTTAGTCTCATGTTGAACGAGATGCAAGAGAACATTTCCCTTGTATCATTTTCTAGTCGACTTGCCTCACAG ATTTGGTCTGAGATGCAAAGTGATTTTTTGCCAAATTTCATTCTCTGCAATACTACTCAACGTTTTATCAGATCATCAAGGACTGTTCCTGTTCAAAAGCCATCAGTACCCTCTGTGAAGCCTAGTTTCTATTGTGGTACTCAA GATTTGAATTCTGCCCATCAAAGTTTTGCACGACTGCATAGTGGATTCTTTGGAATACCTCACATGTTTTCTGTTGTTCGACTTCTGGGATCCCGATCATTACCTTGGCTTATTAGAGCCCTTCTTGATCACATATCAAACAAG ATTACTTTGCTTGAACCAATGATTACAGGATTACAAGACTCTTTGCCAAAATCAATTGGGCTTCTTCCTTTTGATGGAGGTGTGACAG GTTGCGTGAGACTCGTTAAGGAGCATCTTAACTGGGAGACAAAATCAGAGCTGAAAGCTGAGGTTCTTCATGGCATAAAAGAGATTGGAAGTGTATTATATTGGATGGGGCTTCTAGATATTGTGTTG AGAGAAAAGGATTCTATGGATTTCATGCAAACTGCTCCCTGGCTGGGCTTGCTTCCTGGAGCAGATGGTCAAATAGCAACTTCTCAAGATGGTGGAGACAGCCCTGTTGTTAGTTTGTTTAAATCAACAGCTGCTGCAATGGTTTCATACCCTGGTTGTCCATCACCCACCTCTTTCCACATTATGTCAAAACAAGCAGAAGCTGCAG ATCTTTTATACAAGGCTAACTTGAACACTGGAAGTGTGCTGGAGTATGCACTTGCTTTCACTAGTGCTGCGTTGGACAAGTATTGTAATAAATGGAGTGCTGCACCCAAAACAGGCTTCATTGACATTACAATTTCTAAAGATTTCTATCGAATTTACAGTGGTCTCCAAATT GGATACTTGGAAGAGTCTGCCCAAGTGCCATCAAATAGTCATGAAAGGCTGGGAGATTCAGTTGCTTGGGGGGGATGCACTATAATttatttgcttgggcagcagcTGCATTTTGAGCTCTTTGACTTTTCATATCAGATCCTCAATATCGCAGAAGTGGAGGCTGCATCTGTTATGCAAACACATAAGAACTCACAATTTTCTGTGAAG gGATGGGAAGCCTTATTGGAAGCAATGAAAAAAGCAAGGAGATTAAATAACCATGTATTTTCTATGCTTAAAGCACGTTGCCCCCTTGAAGAAAAGACAGCTTGCGCTATTAAGCAAAGTGGTGCTCCAATACATCGTATAAAATTTGATAACACAGTTTCAGCATTTGAAACACTGCCGCAGAAAGGTTCTTAA
- the LOC100806619 gene encoding U-box domain-containing protein 9 — MASELKEKLRELVKAIVDSDDYSLQAADEAIATLSSLKHLKSPDDFPLPPQFRCPISTQLMSDPVILSTGQTYDRPFIQRWLNEGHRTCPQTQQVLSHTILTPNYLVRDMILQWCRDRGIDLPGPVKDIDEAVTNADRNHLNSLLRKLQLSVPDQKEAAKELRLLTKRMPSIRTLVGESSDVIPQLLSPLSSPGAASTDPDLHEDLITTILNLSIHDDNKKVFATDPAVISLLIDALKCGTIQTRSNAAATIFTLSAIDSNKHIIGESGAIKHLLELLDEGQPFAMKDAASAIFNLCLVHENKGRTVRDGAVRVILNKMMDHILVDELLAILALLSSHPKAVEEMGDFDAVPLLLGIIRESTSERSKENCVAILYTICFSDRTKLKEIREEEKANGTLSKLAKCGTSRAKRKANGILERLNRSPSLTHTA; from the exons ATGGCATCGGAATTGAAGGAGAAGTTGCGCGAATTGGTGAAGGCCATCGTGGACTCCGACGACTACTCTCTTCAAGCCGCCGACGAAGCCATCGCCACACTTTCGTCTCTCAAACATTTGAAGTCGCCGGACGACTTTCCTCTTCCTCCCCAATTTCGCTGCCCCATTTCAACCCAATTGATGTCCGATCCCGTTATCTTATCCACCGGCCAG ACTTATGATAGGCCATTTATTCAGAGGTGGTTGAATGAGGGTCACCGAACATGTCCTCAGACACAGCAGGTTCTGTCTCACACTATTCTAACTCCCAATTACTTGGTCCGAGACATGATTCTCCAGTGGTGTAGGGACCGTGGAATTGACTTACCTGGCCCTGTTAAGGACATTGATGAAGCTGTCACCAATGCGGATAGAAACCATTTGAATTCTTTGCTTCGTAAGTTGCAGTTGTCTGTTCCTGATCAGAAAGAAGCTGCCAAGGAGCTTCGCCTTTTGACAAAGCGAATGCCTTCCATTCGAACCCTTGTTGGGGAGTCCAGTGATGTCATTCCGCAGTTGCTGAGTCCGTTATCGTCGCCCGGTGCGGCTTCTACTGATCCTGATCTCCACGAGGACTTGATCACCACTATTCTGAATCTCTCAATCCATGATGATAATAAGAAGGTGTTCGCCACGGATCCTGCGGTGATTTCTCTGCTTATTGATGCCCTGAAATGTGGAACAATTCAAACAAGGAGTAATGCCGCGGCCACTATTTTCACCTTGTCTGCGATTGATTCCAACAAGCACATCATTGGAGAATCTGGGGCTATTAAACATTTGCTTGAGCTTTTGGATGAGGGACAACCATTCGCCATGAAAGATGCTGCTTCGGCCATATTTAACCTTTGTCTTGTGCACGAGAATAAGGGGAGGACCGTTCGAGATGGGGCAGTTCGGGTTATTCTGAACAAGATGATGGACCACATACTAGTTGATGAGTTGTTGGCTATATTGGCACTGCTCTCCAGCCATCCTAAGGCTGTTGAAGAAATGGGTGATTTTGATGCTGTTCCTTTGTTATTGGGGATTATTAGGGAGAGCACATCTGAGAGGAGCAAGGAAAATTGTGTTGCAATTCTATATACAATCTGTTTTAGTGATAGAACAAAGTTAAAGGAAattagagaagaagaaaaggccAATGGTACACTGTCAAAGCTTGCAAAATGTGGAACTTCAAGGGCAAAAAGGAAGGCTAATGGTATTCTCGAGAGGCTTAATAGATCCCCCTCCTTAACTCACACTGCTTAG